The DNA region CGACCGACACGATCCCTGTCCACCGCTATGTGGGTCCGGCATGTGTGCTGGACTGCAGCGCCGATGCAGCGGCGGACCCGGACTTCTTGCTCACCCCCTCATGGATTGAGCGATGGGAGTCCGACAACGGTCGGATCCCGGCGCACTCCTGGGTACTCCTGCGCACGGACTGGAGCAAGCGCGAGGGCGCGGAGGCGATCCTGAACGTGGACGAGTCCGGACCTCACTCCCCCGGGTTCCGCGTGGACGCGTCCGAGCTGCTCGCGATCGACCGTGACGTGCTCGGAGTCGGCGTCGAGACGATCGGCACGGACGCGGGTCAGGCTGGCGGCTTCGAACCGCCATTCCCGAACCACACGACGATGCACGGTGCCGGCAAGTTCGGGCTGGCGAGCCTGTGCAATCTCGACCTGCTGCCATCCACGGGAGCGATCGTGATCGCGGCGCCACTCAAGATCGTGGGCGGTAGCGGGAGCCCCCTGAGGGTGTTGGCGCTAGCGCCAGCGTAGCCGCGTGCCCGCTAGCCGTCCGCCTCGTCGGGAAGCTACAGCTCCTTCAGCTCCTTTCGCGCTCGCTCGAGGATGTCACGGATCTTCTCCGTATTCTCGAAGTCGGACTTCGCCGCGGCGGTAAACGCCGCCTTCGTCAGGCGACCCCAACTGCCCCAGATCTCCGCAGACTCGGGGCCCATGTGCACACCCCAGTCCTTCCACCCGTGCGCCCGCTCCCAAATCCTCGCCACGTCCTCTT from Gemmatimonadota bacterium includes:
- a CDS encoding cyclase family protein; its protein translation is MPVLNQLVDALLDGSVRVVDLTQPLSPDTPVIDLPDIFAQSPGLTVDVISRYNDAGPAWYWNTLNLGEHTGTHFDAPVHWVTGKDLPNNTTDTIPVHRYVGPACVLDCSADAAADPDFLLTPSWIERWESDNGRIPAHSWVLLRTDWSKREGAEAILNVDESGPHSPGFRVDASELLAIDRDVLGVGVETIGTDAGQAGGFEPPFPNHTTMHGAGKFGLASLCNLDLLPSTGAIVIAAPLKIVGGSGSPLRVLALAPA